From Arcobacter arenosus:
GCTTTATAAAATCTAAATCCTTTTAAAAAGATAAATCCCACACTTAAAAATAAAAGGGTATAGAAATATCTTAATGAAGCAGACCAATACCAATGTCCACCATCAAGGGAAATACTTCTATTGATTAAAAATGTTGCTGAAAAAAAAGAAGCTGCTAAAAGTCCTACAAAAAGCAAATAGATTGGTTCATTTTGATATTTGATAAGTTTACTATTCATAATATATTCCTAAAAAAGAAAAGATTATACAACAAAATTTTTTGGTTTTAGTTTTTTAATTGTAAAGAAAATGTCAAGAAAGTTTAGCCCGTAACTTGAAACTATTGATTTATACTTTTAAAATGAAAAGGAGAAAAAATGAAATATTTATATATAGGATTATTTGTAATTAGTTTTGCAAATGCGAGTGTAGTTGATGACTATTTAAATAGTTTAAAAAAAGAGGTGCAAAGTCAAAACCCTACTTTTGAAGGTTTTGATTATAAAAGAGGTGAAGAGATTTTCACATCTAAACATATTGGTAAAAAAGGAAAAGAGATATCTTGCGTATCATGTCATACAGCAAATCTAAACCAAACAGGTGAAAACTTTTTTACAGGGAAAAAGATAGAACCACTATCACCAAAAGCAAATCCAAAAAGATTTACAAAAGTTAAAACTATTGAAAAATGGTTAAGAAGAAACTTCAATGATGTTTATAAAAGAGAAGGAACAGCAAAAGAAAAAGGTGATGTAATAACTTACATCATAAATAAGTAAGGAGATAAAATGAAATATTTACTACTACTAACAATAGGAATTACATCACTTATGGCAAATGATATGAATACAAAAGAGACTCTTTTTAAAAATGAGTGTTCAAGCTGTCATATGGCGTATCAAGCACAGTTTTTACCAAAAAGATCTTGGATAAAAATGATGAATAATCTATCAGAGCACTTTAATACAGATGCTTCACTAAACGAAGAAGATACACAGATGATAAAAGAGTATTTAGTTGCTAACTCTAGTGATTCTACTAAAAAATTATATGGAGAAATTGCAGAATTTGCACAATCAATTCCAAAATCAAAAACTTTTTTAGCAATCACTGATATTCCAAAATTTAAAAGAGAACACAGAGAAGTTCCAAAAAGATTTATAACTCAAAAAGAGGTAAAAAGTTTAAGCAACTGTACTGCTTGTCACACAGATGCAAAAAAAGGTTGGTATGATGAAGATAATATTAATATACCAAACTATGGAAGATGGGACGATTAATTAAAAAGGATAAGGTAATGCAAAAATCATATATATGGAGTTTACCCACTAGAGTTTTTCACGCGTTATTTGCTGTATTTATTTTATTGGCTTTTTTAACTGATGATGACAATTTATTACAATACCATGCAATAATTGGTTACTCTATTTTTATTTTGCTTTTATTTAGAATAGGATGGGGATTATTTGGTCCTAAACATTCAAGGTTTAAAGACTTTCCACTTAGTATAAAAAAAGCAAAAGAATT
This genomic window contains:
- a CDS encoding DUF1924 domain-containing protein, producing the protein MKYLYIGLFVISFANASVVDDYLNSLKKEVQSQNPTFEGFDYKRGEEIFTSKHIGKKGKEISCVSCHTANLNQTGENFFTGKKIEPLSPKANPKRFTKVKTIEKWLRRNFNDVYKREGTAKEKGDVITYIINK
- a CDS encoding diheme cytochrome c, which encodes MKYLLLLTIGITSLMANDMNTKETLFKNECSSCHMAYQAQFLPKRSWIKMMNNLSEHFNTDASLNEEDTQMIKEYLVANSSDSTKKLYGEIAEFAQSIPKSKTFLAITDIPKFKREHREVPKRFITQKEVKSLSNCTACHTDAKKGWYDEDNINIPNYGRWDD